Proteins from one Trichoplusia ni isolate ovarian cell line Hi5 chromosome 9, tn1, whole genome shotgun sequence genomic window:
- the LOC113497519 gene encoding uncharacterized protein LOC113497519, translated as MPEQLLKVPRSASPVARAGAGDISERELSRERHNLQTTPPARVQPAHPKKQLFSAPVNKFTAKWCPPSPNLARIRSCLDEFRLQETPVRPSAAKASSMEDLTPTKRIKINRKEGLPVVRSPGEHVFTEEAAATKICRFMLVAAWRRRREDVRCLRKTLETQVLYSERLRIQISALKSLLDSDNSKVRMAMRELERLKQLLRDKELEKAVLEREKLALEDDVCAAEDRASEMSIGWRNCRNELDGVRAAAAVCEHALALERAAHADTLAARDNAYDRLATLEDDLAQHEELLASAEAEVAALRRETDAKQRELEETSERLAQEQEARSRCSRECASLSARVSLAARETGALRAELDELRAELLRMRHELQLTREQLDWWPKPLTRMLGVARSWFRHPKTVPEAILWTLIPARHGIP; from the exons ATGCCTGAGCAACTGTTGAAGGTGCCTCGCAGCGCGTCGCCGGTGGcgcgcgccggcgccggcgaCATATCGGAGCGCGAGCTGTCGCGAGAACGGCACAACCTGCAGACCACGCCGCCCGC CCGCGTCCAACCAGCTCACCCGAAGAAGCAGCTGTTCTCGGCGCCTGTCAACAAGTTCACAGCCAAATGGTGTCCCCCGAGCCCCAACCTCGCGCGGATCCGGAGCTGCCTCGACGAGTTTAGGCTGCAGGAGACTCCTGTCAGGCCTTCTGCTGCCAAGGCCTCCTCCATGGAAGATTTGACGCCTACCAAGCGGATCAAGATTAATAG GAAGGAGGGTTTGCCAGTGGTGCGCTCCCCTGGGGAACACGTATTCACCGAAGAGGCCGCAGCCACGAAGATCTGCAGGTTCATGCTGGTAGCAGCCTGGCGACGACGCAGGGAAGATGTTAGATGCCTCCGCAAGACTTTGGAGACTCAG GTGTTGTACTCGGAGCGTCTTCGCATACAAATCTCAGCTCTGAAGTCTTTGCTGGATTCCGATAACTCGAAGGTGCGGATGGCGATGCGCGAGCTGGAACGACTCAAACAACTACTGAGGGACAAAGAGCTGGAAAAAGCGGTGCTGGAGCGA gaGAAACTAGCTTTAGAAGATGACGTCTGTGCCGCAGAAGATCGTGCTTCGGAGATGAGTATTG GCTGGCGTAACTGCCGCAACGAGTTGGACGGCGTGCGCGCGGCGGCCGCTGTGTGCGAGCACGCGCTGGCGCTGGAGCGGGCCGCGCACGCAGACACGCTCGCGGCCAGGGACAACGCGTACGACAGG CTGGCAACCCTAGAGGACGATTTAGCCCAGCACGAGGAGTTACTCGCATCCGCGGAGGCCGAGGTGGCGGCGCTGCGGCGCGAGACTGACGCCAAGCAGCGCGAGCTGGAGGAGACCAGCGAGCGACTGGCGCAGGAACAAGA GGCGCGGTCCCGCTGCTCGCGCGAGTGCGCGTCGCTGAGCGCGCGCGTGTCGCTGGCGGCGCGGGAGACGGGCGCGCTGCGGGCCGAGCTGGACGAGCTGCGCGCCGAGCTGCTGCGCATGCGCCACGAGCTGCAGCTCACCAGGGAGCAGCTCGACTGGTGGCCCAAACCACTCACCAG GATGCTGGGCGTCGCGAGGTCCTGGTTCCGCCACCCCAAGACTGTTCCGGAAGCCATCCTGTGGACCCTCATACCAGCCAGGCATGGTATCCCATAA